In Ostrinia nubilalis chromosome 10, ilOstNubi1.1, whole genome shotgun sequence, a single genomic region encodes these proteins:
- the LOC135075290 gene encoding probable G-protein coupled receptor Mth-like 1 isoform X3: protein MLKVRLLTEEEEDFTSNMCKAIVMIISCFFMALVIVIYSMFKKLRSSQYGKILLAYVACLTATFSLKAVQLLGLMLKTFESTACKIFSEGLLYAFLACFFWSNVMSYKVWRAVRSNYQQVTTQPHKFLQACLYGFGMPLLMLVGAVLIEELNPKFIKIKPKFDDCMHSEKATLYYLYVPVTIMLCINVIFYLMTLYSLYMKKKDSNNTFSGPESKNTKQNKNMYIIYAKLSLLTGLNWIVDVIGAYVDLSRTMDLILDFSNIILGIILFITCVCQKSVLRLLCKRFNISIRCLKSQAQESSMDSTNIRKSSSQRNRQA from the exons ATGCTGAAGGTCAGATTACtaacagaagaagaagaagacttcaCGTCAAATATGTGTAAAGCCATAG TAATGATAATATCCTGCTTCTTCATGGCCCTGGTCATAGTAATATATTCAATGTTCAAGAAGCTCCGTAGCTCGCAATATGGAAAAATACTACTGGCTTATGTAGCATGTTTGACAGCAACCTTTTCGCTGAAGGCCGTCCAGCTATTGGGATTGATGCTTAAAACTTTTGAAAGCACCGCATGTAAAATTTTCA GCGAGGGGCTTTTATACGCGTTTTTGGCCTGTTTTTTTTGGTCGAACGTGATGTCCTATAAAGTTTGGAGAGCTGTAAG GTCCAATTATCAGCAAGTGACAACACAGCCGCACAAATTTCTCCAGGCTTGTCTATATGGATTCGGCATGCCTTTACTCATGCTAGTCGGTGCCGTGCTCATTGAAGAATTAAACcctaaatttatcaaaataaaaccgAAATTCGATGACTGCATGCATTCAG AAAAAGCTACATTATATTACCTGTACGTTCCCGTTACGATAATGTTATGTATCAACGTGATATTCTATTTGATGACGCTGTATTCtctttatatgaaaaaaaaggACAGCAATAACACTTTTTCCGGTCCAGAGAGCAAGAATACgaagcaaaataaaaacat GTATATTATTTATGCTAAGCTCTCACTGTTGACCGGCCTCAACTGGATCGTGGACGTTATTGGGGCGTATGTGGATCTTTCCAGAACCATGGATCTTATTTTGGATTTCAGTAACATCATTTTAGGGATCATACTTTTCATTACCTGCGTATGCCAAAAGAGTGTTCTGAGACTACTTTGTAAGAG GTTTAATATCAGCATTCGTTGCCTGAAGTCCCAGGCGCAGGAATCTTCAATGGATAGCACTAACATAAGAAAATCTAGTAGTCAAAGGAATAGGCAGGCATGA